The following proteins are encoded in a genomic region of Labeo rohita strain BAU-BD-2019 chromosome 5, IGBB_LRoh.1.0, whole genome shotgun sequence:
- the iqcd gene encoding dynein regulatory complex protein 10: MYNLSRESKMKPLTMDLKSDAPEDRLSDTATLLHKTTADYLKTINPSRKTLSSLEAKLIFGMLDECIHQMEIVSLLHTLLNSSEALSQSLEEEVVKALKEYQRLGEKYQAMVLDRSLDQSELKEQLAKSTEAVDSFRNIMRLLRVTPTTREVLESIEPNTGGKTESQKLKDGLCELIEIVLERLLTGDAEERECREVMLKVSLRLSTNQELIDSLEKDVDMAIKDKDTEISMLTNIVNQLRSSAHQKEKGLEDFIIRTHQDAEKQSQSDTKTSEGKRARLQQEASQLRAQHNNVTAADREKELARRKIKYKEETEIETWIQKYDTEMGEQQTELEETTRMYEVDMEEGRQLEEHFAVLDLEYSQIMEERQEAQEQREQQEREREIQSQAATIIQAHWRGFCVRKAVKVNAKPKKGKKGKGKKGK, encoded by the exons ATGTACAACTTGTCTAGGGAGAGCAAAATG aaacctctAACGATGGACTTAAAATCAGATGCTCCTGAAGACAGACTTTCAGATACAGCCACCCTTCTACACAAAACGACAGCAGACTACTTAAAAACCATTAACCCCTCCAGGAAGACGCTATCATCTCTGGAAGCAAAGCTCATTTTTGGGATGCTAGATGAGTGCATTCATCAAATGGAGATAGTCTCTCTTCTACACACTTTACTGAACTCTTCAGAAGCACTTTCCCAGAGTCTTGAAGAGGAGGTGGTCAAGGCCCTGAAAGAGTACCAGAGGCTTGGGGAAAAGTACCAAGCTATGGTGCTTGATAGGAGTCTTGATCAAAGTGAACTAAAGGAACAATTAGCCAAATCAACAGAAGCAGTTGACTCATTTCGTAACATTATGCGGCTACTTAGGGTAACTCCAACCACAAGGGAGGTGCTAGAAAGCATAGAACCCAACACAGGGGGAAAGACTGAGTCACAGAAACTGAAAGACGGCCTATGTGAGTTAATAGAGATTGTTTTGGAGAGGCTTCTCACTGGAGATGCAGAGGAGAGAGAATGCAGAGAGGTGATGCTGAAAGTCAGTCTACGTCTCTCTACCAACCAGGAGCTGATAGACTCACTGGAAAAAGACGTTGACATGGCAATAAAAGACAAGGATACAGAG ATCTCCATGTTGACTAATATAGTGAACCAGCTGAGGAGTTCAGCGCATCAGAAGGAAAAAGGTTTGGAGGACTTCATCATCCGAACTCATCAGGACGCTGAGAAACAGAGCCAGTCAGACACGAAAACCTCAGAGGGGAAGAGAGCTCGTTTACAACAGGAGGCCAGTCAACTGAGAGCTCAGCACAATAATGTGACTGCAGCGGACAGAGAGAAAGAACTGGCACGACGAAAG ATAAAGTACAAAGAGGAAACAGAGATTGAGACCTGGATTCAGAAATATGATACTGAAATGGGAGAGCAACAG ACAGAGCTGGAGGAAACGACACGCATGTATGAAGTAGATATGGAAGAGGGGAGACAACTAGAGGAACATTTTGCAGTTCTGGACCTGGAGTACTCCCAGATTATGGAGGAGCGACAGGAGGCTCAGGAGCAGAGGGAACAAcaggaaagagaaagagagatacaGAGCCAAGCTGCCACTATTATTCAGGCCCACTGGAGAGGCTTTTGTGTACGCAAGGCCGTGAAGGTCAATGCAAAGCccaagaaaggaaagaaaggaaaggggaaaaaaggcAAATGA
- the cfap73 gene encoding coiled-coil domain-containing protein 42 homolog has translation MSLNVEAYFRHVFEERLSLNNAEQKDLADLRRPTNVMRLVEAREECAIVTRALEAQKEEMQMKREDLKERDENVKKEEEKLKKSIVKYNKFLQENDARRLRAIKKAEAERAQIRLKELEIQKLNAENDTLLAQKELLENRVRKATWYQEFLERAAKMSGKFENIGQVIDRLHALRTMHKELLENQTRLEKERESTKLELIQYINKQRTVLLHCNNQLHQQQTQLDSIRLEAYKWELKLRHFHSTAAKETLLFAQLKATICNIYQMITHYKRVSVDTEDTFKQLEMIQKYFQIMKAIDDELKFNIMTRPNRTEEKDSRD, from the exons ATGAGTTTGAATGTGGAGGCTTACTTTCGGCATGTTTTTGAAGAACGACTCAGCTT AAATAATGCCGAGCAGAAGGATTTGGCGGATTTGAGGAGGCCTACAAACGTAATGAGACTTGTGGAGGCGCGCGAGGAGTGCGCAATCGTGACCAGAGCATTGGAAGCTCAGAAAGAG GAGATGCAGATGAAGCGGGAGGATTTAAAAGAGAGAGACGAAAACGTTAAGAAAGAAGAGGAGAAACTGAAGAAATCTATAGTGAAATATAACAAGTTTTTGCAA GAAAATGATGCTAGACGGTTGCGTGCCATAAAGAAAGCAGAAGCAGAGAGAGCTCAAATCAGACTGAAAGAACTGGAGATTCAGAAGCTAAATGCGGAGAATGACACCCTGCTGGCACAAAAAGAGCTACTGGAGAATCGTGTCAGAAAAGCCACATGGTACCAAGAGTTCCTGGAGAGAGCCGCAAAGATGTCCGGAAAG TTTGAGAACATTGGTCAAGTCATTGACCGTCTTCACGCACTCCGGACCATGCACAAGGAGCTTCTAGAAAACCAGACTAGGTTggaaaaggagagagagagcacaAAGCTGGAACTGATACAGTACATAAATAAACAGCGAACTGTTCTTCTGCACTGTAACAACCAACTGCACCAGCAACAGACGCAGCTAGACAGCATACGCTTAGAAGCATACAAAtgg GAATTAAAACTGAGGCACTTCCATTCCACTGCAGCAAAAGAGACACTCCTGTTTGCTCAGCTAAAGGCCACAATCTGTAACATCTATCAGATGATCACACATTACAAGAGAGTCTCTGTGGACACTGAGGACACCTTCAAGCAGTTGGAAATG ATTCAgaaatattttcagattatgAAAGCTATAGATGATGAACTGAAGTTCAACATTATGACAAGGCCAAATCGAACTGAAGAGAAGGACAGCAGAGATTAA